Sequence from the Candidatus Neomarinimicrobiota bacterium genome:
TTGCAATAAATAACAGACCTATTCCACCGCAAACAAACATTAACATTTTTTGCTTAGGTCCGGGGTAGGCGATAATAAAACCACAGTACAGCCCAATTAATTCTAATCCATTGCAACCGTTTTGAATTTCAACACCACTAGATCCCGGTAGTCCAACAAACCGCCCCATTGATTCTACCGCCCACCCTAAAACCGATAAAAGACCCGCAGCCAAAGAAACGCCGGAATAGCTTAAAAATGTGTCCAATCGTCCATCGGGAAGAAGAACAAATGTATATAATAACTGCCAACCGGCATACACGCCACCCGCCTTAAGCAAGAATCGAGTTAGCGGGGAAAGGTTGAAAAAATTACTTTTTATGTTTATCACGCAACTTCTTCACCGCCCACGCACCTCCAGCAGCCGCCAAAAACCCAAGCCCGCCAATGGGCGCTTGATTCGGATCAGACGGAAAACTCGGTTGAGCAGTGATAAGACTAATGAGTGGTAATACAACTGCTATGATTTTTGTAATCTGTGTCTGCATGGTTTTTTCCTTATTTACTATTGGAATAATTAAGCTTTGCGGAAGTTTTTTTATCTTCCGCGAAGTTGCTTTTAGGAAACGGATAAATGGATGCTTGAAACATACAATAATCTTTGCGGAAGTTTTTAACTTTCGCAAAGAAGTAAGCATCAGCAATCCAATACTCCATCATTTGATAAATGTTATTTTTTGATTAAATGTTTTTTCTCCTGCTTTCATTTGAACCATGTAAATCCCGGAAGATATGTTTACTGGATTCCATTTTATTTTATGTGTCCCCGGTTGCATCTGTTCGTTGATAAGCGTTTCCACCAATTGACCATTGATGTTGAAAACCCGCATTTGTAGGGAATGCATTATTGCATCCTCTACTGCGGGAACATCAAATCGTATGGCGGCGCTCGGATTAAATGGATTCGGATAAACCGGGTGAAGTTCAAACGCTGTTGGAACCACGCCTGTATCCACACTCTGGGTTAAGGTGTTTATAGAAAGAGACAAAACCGGGGACCCAACCATGGGATAGCTATTGACGCCGGAAGATCCGTAAACAACAGAACCTTTTTCTTGGGTAAGAAAACTATATTCATCACTATCTGCCAAATGAACCGTCTCTTGGGTTTCTGTGTTGGTTACGGTAAAACTGAGACCGGTTGGAACATTGCTTAAATCCCACGTTAGGGTTACTTCTTCTACTTCTGTCTCAAATATGTCGCCCAATACATTAAGCGACAGTATATCCATATCAATTACTGTTGTACCCGTTAGATCTAGTGGAAGGTTGTTAACGGCAAGCGCACTGCCATCGTCGGCAAAGGTCGTTCCCACCAATCTTGGGGTCATATCTAAAGGCATGAGTTTATGGGCATCATAGTTATCCATTCCTACATCGCCCCCCTCATTGAAAGAAAGATAAAACGTTTGAGTTTTTGTCGCTGATGTTGCCGTGAAAGTTGCGCTGTAGGTTTGAGCGGTTCTATAAAAAGAGCCTGAAGAATTAGATTTGTCCGCCGTGGCAATCGTTAAAGACCCCGAACCGCCCGAGCCTTTTACCCAAAATCCTTGATAGGGCGCAATTAGTCCGTCTGTTAAGGAACCCGCCGAACCGTTCCAGGTTATATAGGCAGAGGTTGCATCGTCCCACACATAGCACGATGTTGTAACGGCAGCTTGGGTTACATCATCCCAATCAATAGTCTGTGCATAGGGATTTCCCGCAAGTTCCCACGCAGCATCAGCGATGGAACCGGAACTTGGCACGGTGGCACTACTGCTGTTCTCTGTTCCACTGACACTTAAAGTTGCGGGTAAATCATCTGTACCATCATTGTCTGTATCAGCAAACACATACACCAAAAATCCTTGTCCCGCTGTAAGGCTGGATCCACCACCAGACCCTGTTATATCGCTCAAGGCAGACCAGCTCGACCCATCGTAAGTCCACACATTGGCATCTCCGCTGGTGACGTCTGCGCTTGTCATCCCTTGGGTCCAAAGTTCAGAAAGCAAATCGCTGTAAATTTGGCCGGCCACTGGGCTGCTCATCATGCGGAAACCGGAATTGCCGGAAATGGTAACACTTCGATACCCATCCCACGAGCCAGGGTCAAAACCGTTATCTGTAAATGCAGTAGTAGTGGCAACAAGGGAATTACCAGCATTTTGATCAACCCCAGCAAGCCAGGTTTCGCTATCGCTGAAACAGTTCCAGTCGGAAGAGCTAGCAGTTGCGCCACTAGCCGATGTTGCCGTCGACACCCGCTCTGCGCGACCATCTTCAAATTCGTGCCATTTTCCACTTCCATCTTCTCCAACAACACCAAACATATCAACAATGTCATAGGTGTTTGCATCGGTGTGAGAAAATGTTTGTCCCGCCGCCTCTGTGACTATGGCATGATTATCATCTCCATTTGAATCGGCGGGTCCGCCGGCTGAAACATCTACAACGGTCGTCGCCCCAGCGCTAAAGGTTGAATTAAGCGTTGTATTATTTACAGCAAAAATTAGAAATTCTCCCGCCGCCAGCGAATAACTACTTAAGTTAATATTTGCTGTAGCTCCAGCGTTTGTGTTTGTCCATCTTATGATATAATAATTTGTAAGCGTAACTGATGAGGCCCCCGAATTATGAATTTCAATATATCTAGCAGACGAATTATCGTTTGGGTCTGCAATTTCAGTAATAATTATATCGCCCCACCCAAAGCTTAAAATTCCCAATATACCTAAATAACGAATTGATTTAACTAAATTATTTGCTTTGAGCCTTATCATAATACTATGGCAACCAATATACGCCTTAAAATCTTTTTTAGTCAAGAAAAGTCTTCGCGCATCGGTTTAAACCGGGCTGAATTCTGCAGAAAAATGTCTGAGGAAATCAGGCTGTTTGGTTATTGTATATCCACCCAAAGCCCCTTTTTCTTTGAAAACGGCATCCATGATTTCAATCACATAATCTATATGGCTTTGGGTGTGGGTTCTGCGTGGCAACGCCAAGCGGACCAACTCCATATCGGCCGGTGTTTCTTCTCCGGTTTCTGGGTTTATTTTTCCAAACATGACCGATCCAATCTCCACCGTTCGAATTCCTCCGGCGCGATACAATTCCACAGATAAAGACTGTCCCGGATATTGCAGCGGTTTAATGTGTGGCAAAAGCGCCTTTGCGTCTATATATATTGCGTGTCCACCGGGCGGTTGGATAATTGGAAATCCAATTTCTGTAAGATGCTCGCCTAAATAGCGCGTTTCAGAAATCCGATAGGTGAGATAATTTTCATCCAATACTTCGTGCAATCCAACAGCAATCGCGTCCAAATCTCGTCCCGCCAGTCCGCCGTACGTTGGGAACCCTTCTGACAAAATGAGCAAATCTTTTTCTTGTTGAGCAAGGATGTCATCATTGGTGCATAAGAATCCGCCGATATTTGCCAATCCATCTTTTTTTGCGCTCATGGTGCACCCATCGCCGTACCCCATCATTTCTTGCACGATTTCTTTAATGGATTTATCTTGAAAACCATCTTCCCGCTCTTTGACGAAATAGGCATTTTCGGCGAATC
This genomic interval carries:
- a CDS encoding tryptophanase, coding for MQKTPTVRTIIEPFIIKSVEPIKMTTREERDAILKKAHYNLFKIQSQDVLIDLLTDSGTGAMSSEQWAAIMRGDESYAGSQSFQRFESSVKDIFGYKHVIPTHQGRAAEKILFSVMCNKKSVVPNNTHFDTTRANVEYLGAKAIDIVIDEGLDPQSLFPFKGNMDVEKLKSAIQTYGAKNIPLCMLTITNNSGGGQPVSMENVRSVKKVLDPYNIPLYFDAARFAENAYFVKEREDGFQDKSIKEIVQEMMGYGDGCTMSAKKDGLANIGGFLCTNDDILAQQEKDLLILSEGFPTYGGLAGRDLDAIAVGLHEVLDENYLTYRISETRYLGEHLTEIGFPIIQPPGGHAIYIDAKALLPHIKPLQYPGQSLSVELYRAGGIRTVEIGSVMFGKINPETGEETPADMELVRLALPRRTHTQSHIDYVIEIMDAVFKEKGALGGYTITKQPDFLRHFSAEFSPV
- a CDS encoding archaeosortase/exosortase family protein, producing the protein MINIKSNFFNLSPLTRFLLKAGGVYAGWQLLYTFVLLPDGRLDTFLSYSGVSLAAGLLSVLGWAVESMGRFVGLPGSSGVEIQNGCNGLELIGLYCGFIIAYPGPKQKMLMFVCGGIGLLFIANVLRIAGFALWSYYLPNTWEVAHIYSSYVVFYPVVLPLWYLWTIVSEQPSLLSGVGPSSV
- a CDS encoding T9SS type A sorting domain-containing protein: MTKKDFKAYIGCHSIMIRLKANNLVKSIRYLGILGILSFGWGDIIITEIADPNDNSSARYIEIHNSGASSVTLTNYYIIRWTNTNAGATANINLSSYSLAAGEFLIFAVNNTTLNSTFSAGATTVVDVSAGGPADSNGDDNHAIVTEAAGQTFSHTDANTYDIVDMFGVVGEDGSGKWHEFEDGRAERVSTATSASGATASSSDWNCFSDSETWLAGVDQNAGNSLVATTTAFTDNGFDPGSWDGYRSVTISGNSGFRMMSSPVAGQIYSDLLSELWTQGMTSADVTSGDANVWTYDGSSWSALSDITGSGGGSSLTAGQGFLVYVFADTDNDGTDDLPATLSVSGTENSSSATVPSSGSIADAAWELAGNPYAQTIDWDDVTQAAVTTSCYVWDDATSAYITWNGSAGSLTDGLIAPYQGFWVKGSGGSGSLTIATADKSNSSGSFYRTAQTYSATFTATSATKTQTFYLSFNEGGDVGMDNYDAHKLMPLDMTPRLVGTTFADDGSALAVNNLPLDLTGTTVIDMDILSLNVLGDIFETEVEEVTLTWDLSNVPTGLSFTVTNTETQETVHLADSDEYSFLTQEKGSVVYGSSGVNSYPMVGSPVLSLSINTLTQSVDTGVVPTAFELHPVYPNPFNPSAAIRFDVPAVEDAIMHSLQMRVFNINGQLVETLINEQMQPGTHKIKWNPVNISSGIYMVQMKAGEKTFNQKITFIK